Genomic window (Isachenkonia alkalipeptolytica):
CCGTCTTCTTTCAAATACACCCGGCAACAGCGGATGCTCCCGAGTCCGATCCCGATGATCTCCCGGTGGTCGCCGTCAAACTTCTCCATCAGCCGTTTACTGACACTTTGTAAGGATTCCCACAGATCATCATCGGGGTGCTCTGCGGTGTCAGCATCGGGGATATATAAGGGCCGAAGTTTTTGCTTCTCCTCTAAAATCAGGTTCCCTTCCAGATCGTAAATCCCGATTTTTGTACTCTGGGTACCGCCGTCGATTCCAATAATATATTTCACAGTCTGTCCCTCCTCTGCCTTTTGGTAAGCCTTTCCGGCAGTTCTTGTTTACTATCTTTACTGCTAACTTCATCGGTTCCATCGGTGCTGATTTGTTTATCGCATCAAATAGCCGCCGTCCACGGTGAGAATATGGCCGTTCACATAGTTCGAGGCGTTGCTGGCCAGAAACACGCAGGCCCCCATTAAATCACTGCCTTCCCCCCATCGATTGGCGGGGATATGGGAAAGAATTTTTTCGTTCTGCTTTGCATCAGATCGGGTTTTCTCTGTCAGTTTCGTCGCAAAGTAGCCCGGGGCAATGGCATTTACCTGGATATTAAATTCTCCCAGTTCATCACACATGGCCTTGGTAAGCCCTGCGATTCCATGTTTCGTTGCAGCATAGGCCGGGGACCACTTGCCTCCCAGAAAGGAAAATAAGGAGGCGATGTTGATGATTTTTCCGCTTCCCTGCTTGATCATATGTTTACAGGCTTCATGGGCCATCTCATAGGCGGCGGTTAAATTCACCGACACCATTTTATCCCACTCCAACCGGGTGAAC
Coding sequences:
- a CDS encoding SDR family oxidoreductase produces the protein MNLTDFDMSYFSLKGKNAIVTGGNSGLGQAFSVALAKAGANVLAVSISGDNGDVKQEVEKCGVEYHYIQADLTKDGQCKRAVDACVKQWGSVDIVINSAGISINVEDVTKFTRLEWDKMVSVNLTAAYEMAHEACKHMIKQGSGKIINIASLFSFLGGKWSPAYAATKHGIAGLTKAMCDELGEFNIQVNAIAPGYFATKLTEKTRSDAKQNEKILSHIPANRWGEGSDLMGACVFLASNASNYVNGHILTVDGGYLMR